The proteins below are encoded in one region of Manis pentadactyla isolate mManPen7 chromosome 2, mManPen7.hap1, whole genome shotgun sequence:
- the LOC118919885 gene encoding 60S ribosomal protein L37a-like encodes MAKHTKKVRILSKCGTHYGASLRKMVKKTEISQHAKYTCSFCGKTEMKRQAMGIWYCDSCVKTVTGGAWTCNTTSTVTVKLAIRRIKELKDQ; translated from the coding sequence ATGGCGAAACACACTAAGAAGGTCAGAATCCTAAGTAAATGCGGGACCCATTATGGTGCCTCCCTCAGGAAAATGgtgaagaaaactgaaataagccagcatGCCAAGTACACTTGCTCCTTTTGTGGCAAAACCGAGATGAAGAGACAAGCTATGGGTATCTGGTACTGTGATTCCTGCGTGAAAACAGTAACTGGTGGTGCCTGGACCTGTAACACCACTTCCACCGTCACAGTAAAATTGGCTATCAGAAGAataaaggaattgaaagaccAGTAG